CACTTTTGAAATCACTTTAACCCATTGGGCAGCCATGATACTTCTTTAATGTTAATTCCCATTTGCTGAAGACATTCCTATCTTGCAATCTATAGTATTGTTATAATCAACAGGGCAAACAACATGATCCTAATAAGAATTGTAGCATTTCTTTTGAAAGATGGTAATACAATATTACAGTACAAGCAgcagtgtgtgtgcacatgtctATACACTTACTTACATAGACATATCCAAGATCACAAGTAGCAGCAAACACAATTATGCATCTACTACTTGCAGCCCTAAATTTTGCAATATAATGGGTATAGCACCTATACACATACAATACCATGTGTAAAAAGGATTCTGTAAGATGTGGTAATGCataattaaaatttgtgcaccaactgcacccattccttggaaagccagatctggccatggtggtatgtgccttagttacatcccatctggattactgtaatgtgctctacgtggggctgcctctgaagagtgctcggaaacttcaactggtcaaAAGTGCTGCAGCTAGGTTAGTAACTGGGGTTGGCTACAGGGAGCTGACAATCCCCTGTTGCAGTAACTCCGCTgcctgccagtctgtttctgggcacaaattAAAGTGCttgttatgacctttaaagccctagatggttcaggtacAGGCTATTTGGCCGACCGCACCCCCTTGTATGAATCTGTCCAGACCCTGAGATCTCAGAGTAgctcttctcttggtcccacctctactacaagcttggttggtgggaatgagagagtgggccttccatctcagtggctgcccctcaactctggagtTCCCTACCTAGGGAAGCCagtatccctccctccctatggTCCTaccggtggcaggctaaaacctttttatttagacaggcttttaaagaagctGTTTTTTAAAGATCACTTTAGGGGATGCTGTGGTTTCTAATTCACGGGGTGTTGTGGGTGGGATTGGGAGGGAAATGAGTTTAAAATGCCATTTTAGTATATctactatattttaattttgtttttaccaaagtgctactatttaattgctttttaactgtTGCATTACACCTTTTGAACTTTCCTAGTGTGgagtgttagccaccttgagtccccacggggagaaaggtagggtataaataaagataataaataaataaatatataaccaTTCCAATTTTATAGTGAGGCCACTTTTTCAGGATCAGTTTTCAAATCTATACACATAGGGCATTCTTAAATGGATTCAGTTTAGTATCAGATACTGGCAATTCTCAGAAACCAAAATTACTAGGAAGTCTAGAAGTAATTTACACGTGGGATCTAGATTTCACACACATAGTTAGGAATAAGAACAGAAACATTTCTTAAATTTTTATTCAAgtaccatgattttttttaaaaaaaagaaagattccaAATAAGGAATTTTCTCTAATGCAAGACCTATTTCATTGCTTTTAAGGATACCAGATTGCAGTGGTTGTTCTTCAAATTTCTCCAAAGATGGGACTCAATGCAGTTTTTTAAATTAGTTATAAAACCCAGGATgatgtatgttgttttaatgttggaTTAGGGCActaggaaaccagggtttgaatctcctcTTAAACATGGAaactccctggatgatcttggcACAtatgaggaaggcaaaggcagccCTCTGAACCAATCTTTCCTTTCTGTGTCAGCACAAGTCAGAAACAAATTAAAGGCACACACTTCTAGAGATCTACACAAGGAAGCCTTTCTTTGTTATATAATCAATATTTTACCTATTTTCCAAATGAAGATAGCATTGAGGATTTGAGGAGGGCATTTGTGTGATACAGGCATCATATTTAAAAGCAAAACGAATCACAGAGTGGTTGTTTCATGGGAAATTTGTCCTGATGTTGACTAGCATATAGTACAAGCAAATCAAATGAAGAAGCCTCCAGTAAATGTCCTTCCATCTGACAAAGAGATGAGGAAATGATTAAAAGAAATGGTCCCCAAGATTAAAATAATTTCACATCATCTGTTTCCCAGCATAGCATAGTGTACCAGCTTTGCTCTGCACATCACTTAGCAGGAGGCAGACAGCAGTtccttgaaagaaaaagaaatgaaggggtGTATTTTTGGATAAAACAACCTCATTATTTTATGGCAGAGCTTGATCTTCCTTAGTGCTCCCTATTCATTAGCTCCAAAGTATTGGAAAATACTTCAAGGCTGTTTTAGAAATGCATTCAGATAAATGTGGTCGGTTGACAAGCTATAGGAACAcctttaaaaatcattttctatttttcttcttatttttgcAATTATTTCACAGTTAcctgcttttaattttatttctattaAACAAATATTAAGCAATATTTCAGTTAACAGCAAACTAAGTGAAGGAGCCCACCATAAGTTCTTGTCAAGTTATTTAACTTGGTATGTGTAGATTACTGTCTTATCCAACAGTAATCTACACATATACAGGgggctttttaatatttatagaGCAGCAATAAGCCAGGTCAATAAAAGCAGATTTATTTGACAGAGCAAGGATGGAAAAATTGTGCTCAAAGTATATCCATAACTGATGCCAAGAATGTGTATCAACTTATAAGGAAGTGCAGCGAGAAGTGAGAAGAACACGCGAGATCGCGAAAAGAAGGAAGATAGCgcgagaggagaggagagcagaCATCGCGAGAGCGGAACAGGACCGGCAAGGAACCAAACAAGGAAGTAAGCAAGAGACGAAGAAGAAAGCATAtataagagaggaaaaaagaagaaagggtcGCAGAGGAGACGAGGAGAGAGGCGCGATACGAACTGAAGGAGGAggcaaataaaaggaaaaaggaacaagaaagaaaaggatccCAGGGAGTCCCCAGACAGACAAAGACGGTAAGACAGCGGGAAAATAATTAAATAGAAAAATAAGCaagtgggaggaaagaaaaggagaagagaaggagcctGGAAGGAAGTTACACAAGAAGGGATAAATACGGAAGAGAAGAAGAGTAAAAGGAGGAGTGATAAAGGAAAATTGGGACAcaaacaataagaataaaagaataaaaataataacaaataaataataataaaaagaatatatatatatatatatatataataaaaaatacaaggagaaaaagagaaaaaataaataaactgaaaataataacaataaataaataaataaaataataaaagaaaagaaaagaaaaaaatacataaattgaCAGATctcctgaaataataaataaataaataaatataaataatataacaaacataatatatttatattaaaggaGAAGAACAAAAAAAGAGGAACTTCAAGAGAAGACCAGAAAGAGCGGAAGTTGAAGATAATTATAAGGACAAACACAgtacataaaatacaacaaaatgtaCAACACAAGGAACAAGACAGAGAAGATTGACAAGACGGACAAGACGGACAAGACAGATAAGACGGACAAGTTGGAAAAGACAGAAAAGGatcaaaaggaaacaaaaatgtcAGCTAGAAGAGCCTCATTACTTGAGGAACATAACCTGAAGGAACTTCTagaaaaaatgacagaaaaagtaatgaaagaaatcCAAACAGTCAAAGAGAAACAAGATTTGGCACAAAAGACATCCAAAGAACAAATGGCGGATTtaaagaaagagataaaagaaGAAATAGGAGGAGTAAAGAAAGAGCTAACTCTAATGCAACAAGAATTGAAGGAactaaaaatggagaaaaaagagataaaaaaacacaagaagGCTTACAAGAGAAAATGAAGAACTTAGAACAAAAAAACGCAAGACTTGAAGAGAGATGtgaaagaatggaaacaaaagaaCTGGAATTTCAGTTAAGACTAAGAAATATAGAAGAGGACCCAAAGGAGAATATAAGAGACAAAGTGATAGAAATTTTAGCGGAGCTAATAGAGTATACAGACCAAGAAATGCAAGACCAAACAGATAGAGTTTATAGGGTGAATACAAACTTCGCAATGAGAAACAGAGTGGCAAGAGACGTGGTGGTGCACTTTGCGAAAAAACGACAAGAGATGAAGTCCTAAAAATCAATAACAGAAGAACAGTCTATTACAAAGGGAAGAAAATCATTATATTAAAGGAATTCCCAAATGCAGTGATATCAAGAAGGAGGAAATATAATTTTTTGACAgaagaattaaaaaaacacaggatAAGATATAGGTGGGAGCGAGAAGAAGGACTAATGGTCACATATAAGGACCAAAGATATTGGATTAAGAACATAGAAAGAGCAAAAGAATTCCTGGAGAAGATAAGAAGAGAGGAGtcgcagagagaaagagagctgagaaaggaaaaaatgaagaaaagagacaaagaagagagagaagggaatggagaaaatgaaaaggaagatgataaagaggacagagaaaaaaaggaagtcaACAACAATCAGAGTAAATCGGAAGGAAAGGATTACAGAGAAGAAGGGCAAATAAAAGGAGGGGCACAAGGAGGtgagacagaaaaagaaaaggatgggaaggagttagaagaggaggaggaggaggaaggagaaggagaagaagaagaggaagacacaACAGAACAAAAAAGACAAGAACAAGAAATACAAGGATGAATGAGCTAAGAATATACTCAAACAATATTAATGGGATTAATGCGCcgggaaaaagaaataaaatctttaatAGACTGAGAAAGAAAAAGTTTCATGTTGTGGCTTTACAAGAAACACACATAAAACAAGACCACAtaaaacatttagaaaataaaGGATTAGGACAAGCATTTATAGCTGCTGcccaagaaaagaaaaggggggtagTTACATATATAGATACAAATATTCCAGCGGAACTTGCCTTTACGGATGAAGAGGGCAGAATGATAGGAGTTACCATCAAAATCAgaaatcaaaaaatattaatcTGTAATATTTACGCCCCCAATGATTCGAAAACAAAATTCACAGAAAAACTTAAGAGAAATATAGAGGACCAACTCTATGATCAATTAGTATTATTAGGGGACTTCAACGGGGTAATTGACAGAGATCTAGATAGAAGTAAACAAAATTATGTTACaaaaaaaagtaaagataaaggcaaCCTTCCAAAGACAATGATAAAGTtactaaaaaaattaaatataaaagacGTATGGAGAATTAAGAATGGGGACAAAAAGGACTATACATTCTATTCGGCCAGGTTCCAAAATTGGTCAAGAATTGACTTGGTATGGGTGTCATCGCAAATTCTAGGGAAAGTGACGAATATACAAATCAAACCCAGATTAGATTCGGATCATTGTCCtatagaattaaaaataaaatggacaGAAAAAACAAGGAGATGGAGACTCGAGGAgaatttaataaaaaaagaagaagatatagaGAAAAACAGAAAGTTTTTAAAAGAGTATTTTGAATTAAATGATAATGGAGAAACAAGCATAACAATGCTATGGGAAGCAAGTAAGGCAGTGATTAGGGGGAACTTCatacaacaaaaagcaataaagaaTAAGCAAAAGCATCAGAAAATCAAGGAAATTATgggggaaataaataaagaagaagaaaacctaaaaaagaacccaaagaaaaaagaaataacaaga
This genomic interval from Anolis sagrei isolate rAnoSag1 chromosome 2, rAnoSag1.mat, whole genome shotgun sequence contains the following:
- the LOC137096186 gene encoding putative uncharacterized protein DDB_G0292636, producing the protein MYNTRNKTEKIDKTDKTDKTDKTDKLEKTEKDQKETKMSARRASLLEEHNLKELLEKMTEKVMKEIQTVKEKQDLAQKTSKEQMADLKKEIKEEIGGVKKELTLMQQELKELKMEKKEIKKHKKAYKRK